Proteins co-encoded in one Deinococcus planocerae genomic window:
- the solA gene encoding N-methyl-L-tryptophan oxidase has protein sequence MDTAEVVVVGLGAVGSASLYQLAKRGARVIGIDRFAPPHTHGSTHGESRITRQAIGEGEAYVPFVLRSHEIWRELEAATGEALMLTCGGLILSSHLDEPPHPSKASFLERTIRAARRYDIPHEILEAPELTRRFPQLGLRGGERGYYEPGAGVVHPEACVRTQLEQARHRGADIHTDETVLEIEPLRDGVRLRTTRGEYRAGRVVVSVGAWAAQLLGEALRRLLRVQRRVLYWFEPEGAERARAYSPEHFPVFIWSHGPRDHDYFYGFPQLAAGVKVAAAAIADPTSPEDVNREVSVAEGEAMYREHVRGRLLGVSPRLLRAATCLYTSTSDHDFILDHHPDCDRILIASPCSGHGFKHSAAIGEAMAQRVLDEHMRFDLRAFALDRFSRASASF, from the coding sequence ATGGACACGGCAGAGGTCGTCGTCGTCGGCTTGGGCGCGGTGGGCAGCGCCAGCCTGTATCAACTGGCCAAGCGCGGCGCGCGGGTGATCGGGATCGACCGCTTCGCGCCCCCTCACACCCACGGCTCCACCCACGGCGAGAGCCGGATCACCCGGCAGGCCATCGGCGAAGGGGAAGCGTATGTGCCGTTCGTCCTGCGCTCCCACGAGATCTGGCGTGAGCTGGAAGCCGCCACCGGCGAGGCGTTGATGCTGACGTGCGGGGGCCTCATCCTGAGCAGCCACCTCGACGAGCCTCCCCATCCCTCCAAGGCCAGCTTCCTGGAACGCACCATTCGGGCCGCACGGCGTTACGACATTCCGCACGAGATTCTGGAGGCCCCCGAGTTGACCCGGCGCTTTCCACAACTGGGCTTGCGGGGCGGCGAACGCGGCTACTACGAACCGGGCGCGGGCGTGGTCCATCCTGAAGCCTGTGTGCGGACCCAACTCGAACAGGCCCGCCACCGGGGCGCGGACATCCACACGGATGAAACAGTGCTGGAGATCGAGCCCCTTCGGGACGGTGTTCGGCTGCGGACCACGCGGGGTGAGTACCGGGCCGGGCGGGTCGTGGTCAGCGTGGGCGCGTGGGCGGCCCAGTTGCTGGGGGAAGCGCTCCGGCGGCTGTTGCGGGTCCAGCGCCGGGTGCTGTACTGGTTCGAGCCCGAAGGTGCGGAGCGTGCCCGCGCGTACTCCCCCGAGCACTTCCCCGTGTTCATCTGGAGTCACGGTCCCCGCGACCACGACTATTTCTACGGTTTTCCGCAGCTCGCGGCGGGCGTCAAGGTCGCCGCCGCCGCCATCGCCGATCCGACCTCGCCCGAGGACGTGAACCGTGAGGTCAGCGTGGCCGAGGGGGAGGCGATGTACCGCGAGCACGTGCGGGGCCGCCTGCTCGGGGTGAGTCCACGCCTGTTGCGAGCGGCGACGTGCCTATACACGTCCACCTCCGACCATGACTTCATTCTCGACCACCACCCGGATTGCGACCGCATCCTGATCGCCTCGCCCTGCTCCGGGCACGGGTTCAAGCATTCTGCCGCCATTGGCGAGGCGATGGCACAACGGGTGCTTGACGAACACATGCGCTTTGATCTGCGCGCCTTCGCCCTGGACCGCTTCTCCCGGGCTTCCGCCAGCTTTTGA
- a CDS encoding phosphoribosyltransferase — protein MTTATAKVTLTFSEISDRLHGADLPDVDLVVGIARGGLVPSSLVAHQLRVPLTVMRVNYRDDDNKPRGDEPRLLLPPDMDLGGKRVLLVDDVSVSGATLRFAAGLLGDPAHVTTLTLKGKADIVLFPEVRSCVNWPWSLP, from the coding sequence ATGACCACGGCGACTGCCAAAGTCACGCTGACCTTTTCCGAGATCAGCGACCGCCTGCACGGCGCCGACCTGCCGGACGTGGACTTGGTGGTGGGCATCGCCCGGGGCGGCCTGGTGCCCTCCAGCCTCGTCGCCCACCAACTGCGCGTCCCGCTGACCGTGATGCGGGTGAACTACCGCGACGACGACAACAAGCCGCGCGGCGACGAGCCACGGCTGCTCCTCCCGCCCGACATGGACCTAGGCGGCAAACGCGTCTTGCTGGTGGACGACGTGAGCGTGAGCGGGGCGACCCTGCGCTTCGCCGCCGGGCTTCTGGGTGACCCCGCACATGTCACCACCCTGACCCTCAAGGGCAAGGCGGATATCGTCCTCTTCCCCGAGGTGCGCTCGTGCGTGAACTGGCCCTGGAGTCTGCCGTGA
- a CDS encoding LacI family DNA-binding transcriptional regulator → MTKRKKPTISDVALAAGVARSTVSKVVNGTQKLQPETERKVWEAVSKLGYQASLHAQILSTGRTRALGIVLLDILNPHFTALVKGASQVAAQAGYAVLLVDAQESAQRESQLIETLRARTDGLILAGSRLSDEELRELHDPERPIVTVGRPAAGLPAVTVAEETAAFQLTSHLIAQGRRRICYLAGPPFWVDAGRERGYRAALTRAGLDAQVVRATSPDVPGGEQASAQLHQGREMPDAVVCYNDLIAIGLMTALGAQGLRIPEDIGVAAFGNHPLAPHLSPPLTLMEIPSQGLGEDAARLLLGLIDLPQAAPPPQRFGVLRVRQSTRPLVLSGPAQ, encoded by the coding sequence ATGACCAAACGCAAGAAACCGACGATTTCCGACGTGGCCCTGGCGGCTGGGGTGGCCCGCTCCACCGTCTCCAAGGTCGTCAACGGCACCCAGAAGCTCCAGCCCGAGACCGAGAGAAAGGTTTGGGAAGCGGTTTCCAAACTCGGCTACCAGGCCAGCCTCCACGCCCAGATCCTGAGTACCGGGAGGACGCGGGCGCTGGGCATCGTCTTGCTCGACATCCTCAACCCGCACTTCACGGCCCTGGTCAAGGGGGCCAGCCAGGTGGCGGCACAGGCCGGGTACGCGGTGCTGCTGGTGGACGCCCAGGAAAGTGCCCAGCGCGAGAGCCAGCTTATCGAGACGCTGCGCGCCCGCACCGACGGCCTGATCCTCGCCGGGTCCCGCCTGAGCGACGAGGAACTCCGTGAATTGCACGACCCGGAGCGCCCCATCGTCACGGTGGGCCGACCCGCGGCGGGGCTGCCTGCCGTCACCGTCGCCGAGGAAACGGCGGCCTTCCAGCTCACGAGTCACCTGATCGCCCAGGGCCGCCGCCGCATCTGTTACCTGGCGGGCCCGCCCTTCTGGGTGGACGCCGGGCGCGAGCGGGGCTACCGCGCCGCCCTCACGCGGGCCGGGCTGGACGCCCAGGTCGTCCGGGCCACGTCCCCCGACGTGCCGGGCGGCGAGCAGGCGAGCGCCCAGCTCCACCAGGGCCGGGAGATGCCCGACGCCGTGGTCTGCTACAACGACCTGATCGCCATCGGCCTGATGACGGCCCTGGGCGCCCAGGGCTTGCGGATTCCGGAGGACATCGGCGTGGCGGCCTTCGGGAACCACCCGCTGGCTCCCCATCTGTCCCCGCCCCTGACCCTGATGGAGATTCCCAGCCAGGGGCTGGGGGAGGACGCCGCCCGGCTGCTGCTCGGCCTGATCGACCTCCCCCAGGCCGCCCCGCCGCCCCAGCGTTTCGGGGTGCTGCGCGTCCGGCAGTCCACCCGCCCCCTGGTCCTCTCCGGCCCGGCACAATAG
- the uxaC gene encoding glucuronate isomerase produces MTSRDWSVPEDFLFGQGARVRDTALDLYRVVEGLGLVCPHGHVSPNLLADPDARFANPTELLVKYDHYLFRLLYSQGVPPGALGVGQAPGSYDPLKAWEVFCAHFHLFDGTPSGLWLRIELTRLFGVKEKPNAGNARKVYDQIQGCLDTPEFTPRALFRRFGIEILATTDAAEDSTEPHQRAQADGYRVIPTFRPDGLLQMNLPGWKGRLEKLEAVTDRSIGSYRDLLDALRERRQAFKAAGATATDHGAATADIAPISEHEAESLFTLALQGRLIPEQARRLEGHALFDQARLSAEEDGLVMQLHVGSTRNHNRELFEKYGPDMGADIPHRVNWTEGLRPLLDAFGNHTPGRELHAILFTLDEATYSRELAPLVGHYPSLRLGPPWWFHDSVKGIERYLDAVTETATLHNTAGFNDDTRAFPSIPARHEVWRRTVCNWLAGQVGRGILAPEEARHLARLAAHDLAVRAYRLDLK; encoded by the coding sequence ATGACCTCCCGCGACTGGAGCGTCCCCGAGGACTTCCTCTTCGGGCAAGGCGCCCGCGTGCGCGACACGGCGCTGGACCTCTACCGCGTGGTCGAGGGTCTGGGGCTAGTCTGCCCCCACGGGCACGTGAGTCCAAATCTGCTCGCCGACCCGGACGCGCGCTTCGCCAACCCCACCGAACTGCTCGTCAAGTACGACCATTACCTCTTCCGCCTGCTGTACAGCCAGGGGGTGCCGCCCGGGGCGCTGGGCGTGGGGCAGGCCCCCGGCAGCTACGACCCCCTGAAGGCGTGGGAGGTGTTCTGCGCGCACTTCCACCTCTTCGACGGCACCCCCAGCGGGCTGTGGCTCCGCATCGAGCTGACGCGCCTGTTCGGGGTGAAGGAAAAGCCGAACGCCGGCAACGCCCGCAAGGTCTACGACCAGATTCAGGGGTGCCTCGACACGCCGGAGTTCACCCCGCGCGCCCTGTTCCGCCGCTTCGGCATCGAGATTCTCGCCACCACCGACGCCGCCGAGGACAGCACCGAACCCCACCAGAGGGCGCAGGCGGACGGCTACCGGGTCATCCCCACCTTCCGCCCGGACGGCCTGCTGCAAATGAATCTACCGGGCTGGAAGGGGCGGCTGGAGAAGCTGGAGGCGGTGACCGACCGCAGCATCGGCAGCTACCGCGACTTGCTGGACGCCCTGCGGGAGCGGCGTCAGGCGTTCAAGGCTGCCGGAGCGACCGCCACCGACCACGGCGCGGCCACGGCGGACATCGCCCCCATCTCCGAGCACGAGGCGGAAAGCCTGTTCACCCTCGCCCTGCAAGGTCGCCTCATACCCGAGCAGGCCCGGCGCCTGGAGGGGCACGCCCTGTTCGACCAGGCCCGCCTCAGCGCCGAGGAAGACGGCCTGGTGATGCAGCTCCACGTGGGCTCCACCCGCAACCACAACCGGGAACTGTTCGAGAAGTACGGCCCGGACATGGGGGCAGACATCCCGCACCGGGTGAACTGGACCGAGGGCCTGCGACCCCTGCTGGACGCTTTCGGCAACCACACGCCGGGGCGCGAGCTGCACGCCATCCTCTTCACCCTGGACGAGGCCACCTACAGCCGCGAACTTGCCCCCCTGGTCGGGCACTACCCCAGCCTGCGCCTCGGGCCGCCGTGGTGGTTCCACGACAGCGTGAAGGGGATCGAGCGCTATCTGGACGCCGTGACCGAGACGGCCACCCTGCACAACACCGCCGGGTTCAACGACGACACCCGCGCCTTCCCCAGCATCCCCGCCCGCCACGAGGTCTGGCGCCGAACCGTCTGCAACTGGCTCGCCGGGCAGGTGGGACGGGGCATCCTCGCCCCCGAAGAGGCGCGGCACCTGGCCCGGCTGGCGGCGCATGACCTGGCGGTGCGGGCGTACCGGCTCGACCTGAAGTGA
- a CDS encoding gluconokinase, whose translation MRELALESAVKTNAVIVMGVSGSGKTTIGAALAGRLGWAFADADDYHPAANREKMSRGTPLTDEDRVPWLEALHEMIADHVRRDKPVVLACSALKESYRRILIGDLQGVRIVFAQGSRELIAERMRARQHFMPVTLLDSQFAALEVPRGALTVDISRPLEEISQRLAAELADPAPTEPA comes from the coding sequence GTGCGTGAACTGGCCCTGGAGTCTGCCGTGAAGACGAACGCCGTCATCGTCATGGGCGTGTCGGGCAGCGGCAAGACCACCATCGGGGCGGCGCTGGCCGGGCGGCTGGGGTGGGCCTTCGCCGACGCCGACGACTACCACCCCGCCGCGAACCGCGAGAAGATGAGCCGCGGCACTCCCCTGACCGACGAGGACCGCGTGCCCTGGCTGGAGGCCCTGCACGAAATGATCGCCGACCACGTGCGCCGGGACAAGCCGGTGGTGCTCGCCTGCTCCGCCCTCAAGGAAAGCTACCGCCGCATCCTGATCGGTGACCTTCAGGGCGTGCGGATCGTCTTCGCCCAGGGCAGCCGGGAACTCATCGCCGAGCGGATGCGGGCGCGGCAGCACTTCATGCCCGTCACCCTGCTCGACAGCCAGTTCGCCGCGCTGGAGGTGCCGAGAGGCGCCCTCACCGTGGACATCAGCCGACCGCTGGAGGAGATCAGTCAGCGCCTCGCCGCCGAGCTGGCCGACCCGGCGCCGACTGAACCGGCGTAA
- a CDS encoding SDR family NAD(P)-dependent oxidoreductase, which yields MSRLTETTVLVTGGGQGIGRAFALRFAAEGARVAVNDLREEAAAAVAEEIGRNGGEALAVPGDVSRSGEVDRMFGELEREWGPAGVLINNAAITSDQRHFLEADEAWWDTLLGVNLKGVFLCSRRAAPAMVERRSGVILNVSSGGATRAHRGFTAYDAAKGGVEALTRAMALDLAPYGVRVNGVTPGFINTYGLSGEDLSTREGVVPLGRYGTPEDLTGAALFLASPDAAYITGQFIVVDGGVLVQQRSANVDTFPLSRFPKR from the coding sequence ATGTCACGTCTCACGGAAACGACCGTCCTCGTCACCGGCGGCGGCCAGGGCATCGGGCGCGCCTTCGCCCTGCGCTTTGCCGCGGAGGGGGCCCGCGTGGCCGTCAACGACCTGAGGGAGGAAGCCGCCGCCGCCGTGGCCGAGGAGATCGGCAGAAATGGGGGAGAGGCGCTCGCCGTGCCGGGCGACGTGTCCCGGTCCGGAGAAGTGGACCGGATGTTCGGGGAGCTGGAGCGTGAGTGGGGGCCCGCGGGGGTCCTGATCAACAACGCGGCGATCACCAGCGACCAGCGGCATTTCCTGGAGGCGGACGAGGCGTGGTGGGACACCCTGCTCGGGGTCAACCTGAAGGGCGTCTTCCTGTGCTCCCGCCGGGCCGCGCCCGCGATGGTCGAGCGGCGCTCGGGGGTCATCCTGAACGTGTCGAGCGGCGGCGCCACCCGCGCCCACCGGGGCTTCACCGCCTACGACGCCGCGAAGGGTGGGGTCGAGGCCCTGACCCGCGCGATGGCGCTCGACCTGGCGCCCTACGGAGTGCGGGTCAACGGCGTGACGCCCGGCTTCATCAACACCTACGGCCTGAGCGGCGAGGACCTGAGCACCCGCGAGGGGGTCGTGCCGCTGGGCCGCTACGGCACCCCCGAGGACCTGACGGGCGCCGCCCTCTTCCTGGCCTCGCCCGACGCGGCCTACATCACGGGCCAGTTCATCGTGGTGGACGGCGGCGTTCTCGTGCAGCAGCGTTCGGCGAACGTGGATACCTTCCCGCTGAGCCGCTTCCCCAAACGGTGA
- a CDS encoding lactate racemase domain-containing protein, whose product MTLLARAVAPPGELLDEGTITRTLEPLRGHFTGQKVLVLIPDHTRTLPLPQLFRLLADVLSDASQLDFMVALGTHPPMTDEHIRQILGLTEEERKGKYGHIRLLNHEWADPETLVSIGTVTQEKVKEIAGERWHPTLGGDVDILINRAAVEADRLVILGPTFPHEVVGFSGGAKYLFPGISGADMINVTHWLGALAGVRGTIGIKDTPVRALIHEAATHLQTPLTLIALVVQGKGLGGMFVGDHLEAWSAAADLSSERHIVWVEQPYRFILSAAPPMYDELWTAGKAMYKLDPALADGGELVIYAPHLEEVSVVHGRYISEIGYHTVPYFLNQWEKFDHVPLGVIAHSTHVRGDGECVDGHEVPRVKVTLASRVSPEDCARLNLGYLDPDSINLDDYEGREDEGVLLVRKAGETLYRYRGEE is encoded by the coding sequence GTGACCCTTCTGGCCCGAGCCGTTGCCCCTCCAGGCGAACTCCTCGATGAGGGGACAATTACCCGCACCCTGGAGCCGCTGCGGGGCCACTTCACGGGCCAGAAGGTCCTCGTCCTGATCCCCGACCACACCCGCACCCTGCCGCTGCCGCAACTGTTCCGCCTGCTCGCAGACGTGCTCTCGGACGCCTCGCAGCTCGACTTCATGGTGGCGCTGGGCACCCACCCGCCGATGACGGACGAGCACATCCGCCAGATTCTCGGCCTGACCGAGGAGGAGCGGAAAGGCAAGTACGGCCACATCCGCCTGCTGAACCACGAGTGGGCCGACCCCGAAACGCTCGTCAGCATCGGCACCGTGACGCAGGAGAAGGTGAAGGAGATCGCCGGGGAACGCTGGCACCCCACCCTGGGCGGCGACGTGGATATCCTGATCAACCGGGCGGCGGTGGAGGCCGATAGACTCGTGATTCTCGGGCCCACCTTCCCGCATGAGGTGGTGGGCTTCTCGGGCGGGGCGAAGTACCTCTTCCCGGGGATCAGCGGCGCGGACATGATCAACGTCACCCACTGGCTCGGCGCCCTGGCAGGGGTGCGCGGCACCATCGGCATCAAGGACACGCCCGTGCGCGCCCTGATCCACGAGGCGGCGACCCACCTTCAGACGCCCCTCACCCTGATCGCCCTGGTGGTGCAGGGCAAGGGGCTGGGGGGCATGTTCGTCGGTGATCACCTGGAGGCTTGGTCGGCGGCGGCGGACCTGTCGAGCGAGCGGCACATCGTCTGGGTGGAGCAGCCCTACCGCTTCATCCTGTCCGCCGCGCCCCCGATGTACGACGAGCTGTGGACGGCGGGCAAGGCGATGTACAAGCTGGACCCCGCCCTCGCCGACGGCGGCGAGCTGGTGATCTACGCACCGCACCTGGAGGAGGTGAGCGTCGTCCACGGGCGCTACATCTCCGAGATCGGCTATCACACGGTACCGTACTTCCTGAACCAGTGGGAAAAGTTCGACCACGTGCCGCTCGGCGTGATCGCCCACAGCACCCACGTGCGTGGCGACGGCGAGTGTGTGGACGGCCACGAGGTGCCGCGCGTGAAGGTGACCCTCGCCAGCCGCGTCAGCCCCGAGGACTGCGCCCGGTTGAACCTGGGTTACCTCGACCCCGACTCCATCAACCTCGACGACTACGAAGGCCGCGAGGACGAGGGCGTGCTGCTCGTTCGTAAGGCCGGGGAGACACTGTACAGGTACAGGGGGGAGGAATGA
- a CDS encoding SDR family NAD(P)-dependent oxidoreductase, translating to MSGPLHGQRAVVTGGSGILGRVMALTLAEDGAAVYVGGRTAESSEQAIAEVLEGHPNRAELQGRLTPLVFDVLDPASMHAAAAEVDRAGGTDILINAAGGNVPSASTTPDTTFFDVDLRAVEKVIDLNLIGTVAATQAFARGMCERGQGVIVNVSSMSAVRPLTRVLGYSASKAAVDNFTQWLAVNLAQQYGRGLRVNAVAPGFFLTEQNRYLMLNGDGSPTPRAQSVLAHTPQGRFGEPGDLASTLRWLVSPHSAFVTGIIVPVDGGFSAFAGV from the coding sequence GTGAGCGGGCCCCTGCACGGTCAGCGCGCCGTGGTGACGGGCGGCAGCGGCATCCTGGGCCGGGTGATGGCCCTGACGCTGGCGGAGGACGGCGCGGCGGTGTACGTCGGGGGCCGGACCGCCGAGAGTTCCGAACAAGCTATTGCCGAGGTGCTGGAGGGCCACCCGAACCGGGCCGAGTTGCAAGGCCGGTTGACACCCCTCGTGTTCGACGTGCTGGACCCGGCCTCGATGCACGCCGCCGCCGCCGAGGTGGACCGGGCGGGCGGGACCGACATCCTGATCAACGCCGCCGGGGGCAACGTGCCCAGCGCGTCCACCACGCCGGACACCACCTTTTTCGACGTGGACCTGCGCGCGGTGGAGAAGGTCATCGACCTGAACCTGATCGGCACGGTCGCCGCCACCCAGGCGTTCGCGCGGGGAATGTGCGAGCGCGGCCAGGGGGTCATCGTGAACGTCTCCAGCATGTCCGCCGTCCGCCCCCTCACCCGCGTGCTGGGCTACAGCGCCAGCAAGGCCGCCGTCGACAACTTCACCCAGTGGCTGGCCGTGAACCTCGCGCAGCAGTACGGGCGGGGCCTGCGGGTGAATGCGGTGGCGCCAGGCTTTTTCCTGACCGAGCAGAACCGTTACCTGATGCTGAACGGGGACGGCAGTCCCACGCCCCGGGCACAGTCGGTCCTGGCCCACACGCCGCAGGGACGCTTCGGTGAGCCGGGCGACCTCGCGAGTACCCTGCGCTGGCTGGTCTCGCCGCACAGCGCTTTCGTGACCGGGATTATCGTTCCGGTGGACGGCGGCTTCAGCGCCTTCGCAGGGGTCTGA
- the uidA gene encoding beta-glucuronidase — MLYPVQNDKRNRLDLSGIWDFRTDPNHVGEAEGWAGGLSGEVRPMAVPGSWNEQYADLFNYLDLSWYVRKTYVPSGWRGQRVMIRVGSAPYYAEVYVNGTKVGAHEGGHLPFEFDITDQVRWGEENTVAVSVENNLSPQRVPSGNMDSAIGAFASYPKTTYDFFPFAGLHRPVWLYSVPQRHIQDVRVVTDLQGTDGVVRVTVHADAGTGRLELGDLGADLTFQNGVAEAELRVPNARRWSDKDPFLYDLHVRTEDDHYSLKVGIRTVAVEGGKILLNGEPVKLNGFGRHEDFIASGKGLNLPLLVKDYQLMRWTGANAYRTSHYPYSEEEMMLADQEGFLIIDEIPAVSLNFENEENVAARLRMCQQQIDELIARDKNHPSVVMWCVANEPMPGNLRLAGAGTKEEFKDDPTAERGEKFLNTLLRQAKDLDPTRPVTLVGLMGGPTAWLAETDVICINRYWGWYILGGQLGEAREGLTAELDRLWEQFGRPIIMTEFGADTMAGMHGQPPVMWTEEYQADYIRFHLEEAEKRDYVAGMQVWNFADFAAVQSIMRVGGLNMKGVFTRQRTPKMAAHVLREFWVDRPSKGEPSSGQAVSSPQRGEKELSR; from the coding sequence ATGCTTTATCCCGTCCAGAACGACAAGCGCAACCGCCTCGACCTCAGCGGCATCTGGGATTTCCGAACCGACCCGAACCACGTGGGCGAGGCCGAGGGCTGGGCCGGGGGCCTGAGCGGCGAGGTCCGCCCGATGGCCGTGCCCGGAAGCTGGAACGAGCAGTACGCCGACCTGTTCAACTACCTCGACCTGTCGTGGTACGTCCGCAAGACCTACGTGCCGAGTGGCTGGCGGGGTCAGCGGGTCATGATCCGCGTCGGCTCCGCGCCCTATTACGCCGAGGTGTACGTGAACGGCACCAAGGTCGGCGCGCACGAGGGCGGGCACCTGCCCTTCGAGTTCGACATCACCGATCAGGTGCGGTGGGGCGAGGAAAACACCGTCGCCGTCAGCGTGGAGAACAACCTCTCGCCCCAGCGGGTGCCGTCGGGGAACATGGATTCGGCCATCGGCGCCTTCGCGTCCTACCCCAAGACGACCTATGACTTCTTCCCCTTCGCGGGATTGCACCGCCCGGTCTGGCTGTACTCGGTGCCGCAGCGGCACATCCAGGACGTGAGGGTCGTGACCGACCTCCAGGGGACGGACGGCGTGGTCAGGGTGACGGTCCACGCGGACGCCGGGACGGGCCGCCTGGAATTGGGGGACCTGGGGGCCGACCTGACCTTCCAGAACGGGGTGGCCGAGGCCGAGCTGCGCGTCCCGAACGCCCGGCGCTGGTCGGACAAGGACCCCTTCCTCTACGACCTGCACGTCCGCACGGAGGACGACCACTACAGCCTCAAGGTGGGCATCCGCACCGTCGCCGTGGAGGGCGGGAAGATTCTGCTCAACGGCGAGCCGGTGAAGCTCAACGGCTTCGGGCGGCACGAGGACTTCATCGCCAGCGGCAAGGGGCTGAACCTGCCCCTGCTGGTCAAGGACTATCAGCTCATGCGCTGGACGGGCGCGAACGCCTACCGCACCAGCCATTACCCGTACTCCGAGGAGGAGATGATGCTCGCCGACCAGGAGGGCTTCCTGATCATCGACGAGATTCCCGCCGTCTCGCTGAACTTCGAGAACGAGGAGAACGTCGCCGCCCGGCTGCGGATGTGCCAGCAGCAGATCGACGAACTGATCGCCCGCGACAAGAACCACCCCTCGGTGGTGATGTGGTGCGTGGCGAACGAGCCCATGCCCGGCAACCTGAGGCTCGCCGGGGCGGGCACGAAAGAGGAGTTCAAGGACGACCCCACCGCCGAGCGCGGCGAGAAGTTCCTCAACACCCTCTTGCGGCAGGCCAAGGACCTCGACCCCACGCGGCCCGTCACCCTCGTCGGCCTGATGGGCGGCCCCACCGCCTGGCTCGCGGAGACGGACGTAATCTGCATCAACCGCTATTGGGGCTGGTACATCCTGGGCGGGCAACTGGGCGAGGCGCGCGAAGGGCTGACGGCGGAACTCGACCGCCTGTGGGAGCAGTTCGGCAGGCCCATCATCATGACCGAGTTCGGCGCGGACACGATGGCGGGGATGCACGGCCAGCCGCCCGTCATGTGGACCGAGGAGTACCAGGCCGACTACATCCGCTTCCACCTCGAGGAGGCCGAGAAGCGCGACTACGTGGCCGGGATGCAGGTCTGGAACTTCGCGGACTTCGCCGCCGTGCAGAGCATCATGCGGGTGGGCGGGCTTAATATGAAGGGCGTGTTCACCCGCCAGCGCACGCCGAAGATGGCCGCCCACGTCCTGCGCGAGTTCTGGGTGGACCGCCCCTCAAAGGGCGAGCCGTCCTCCGGCCAGGCCGTGTCCAGTCCCCAGCGCGGCGAAAAGGAGTTGTCGCGGTGA
- a CDS encoding MFS transporter, whose product MTTMLPGQTPQPPLPPTPEEAVLNEARRSRGASVGTLSFFNAIENTEGSLLNVIGPLIRNGFGIGLAEIGVITALGRVARMVFGPLWSMIADRWGRKSVLIITAFWGVFTLAAGFAQSYQQFLLLYGIGLIGTVAAEPISNGILSDLYKDTERGKAFGTLRSVGTLLGLVITPVLGQLGNIPDNEGWRYGMYIMGGIGLLTGVMVWAFVKDPRDALKKAGLRQGKEDQFRFADVPKILAIPTMALLAVQLLLITSLVLLAFMIFFFTDVRGYSPTEATYLYTTFIAGFGISSFLGGLMGDSFVKRMGDKGRIVLMQIYLVLFAGMSFLATQIDWPSRTFDYGIWFIFGLIGSIGFSGCVLPMVSTVVPPQYRSTSFALLFSFIQGGIAAILSLYLGRLAQQYGLRPVFFWLVTVPYAVNALYWFLFYRTYPRDKARMDALVRATATATD is encoded by the coding sequence ATGACGACCATGTTGCCCGGCCAGACGCCTCAGCCCCCGCTGCCGCCCACCCCGGAGGAGGCCGTCCTGAACGAGGCCCGCAGGTCACGCGGCGCTTCGGTGGGCACGCTGTCATTCTTCAACGCCATCGAGAACACGGAAGGCAGCCTGCTCAACGTGATCGGGCCGCTGATCCGCAACGGCTTCGGCATCGGCCTGGCCGAGATCGGTGTGATCACCGCCCTGGGCCGCGTCGCTCGCATGGTTTTCGGGCCGCTGTGGAGCATGATCGCCGACCGCTGGGGCCGCAAGAGCGTGCTGATCATCACGGCCTTCTGGGGTGTGTTCACGCTGGCGGCGGGCTTCGCGCAGTCCTATCAACAGTTTCTGCTGCTGTACGGCATCGGACTCATCGGCACCGTGGCCGCAGAACCCATCAGCAACGGCATCCTCTCCGACCTGTACAAGGACACGGAACGTGGCAAGGCGTTCGGAACGCTCCGCTCCGTGGGCACGTTGCTGGGCCTGGTGATCACGCCCGTCCTCGGACAACTGGGGAACATCCCCGACAACGAGGGCTGGCGCTACGGCATGTACATCATGGGCGGCATCGGCCTCCTGACCGGCGTGATGGTGTGGGCCTTCGTGAAAGACCCCCGCGACGCCCTCAAGAAGGCGGGCCTGCGCCAGGGCAAGGAAGACCAGTTCCGCTTCGCCGACGTGCCCAAAATTCTGGCTATTCCGACGATGGCGCTGCTCGCCGTGCAACTGCTGCTCATCACCAGCCTGGTGCTGCTCGCCTTCATGATCTTTTTCTTCACCGATGTGCGCGGCTACAGCCCCACCGAGGCGACCTACCTCTACACCACCTTTATCGCGGGTTTCGGCATCAGCTCCTTTCTCGGCGGATTGATGGGCGATTCCTTCGTGAAGAGGATGGGAGACAAGGGCCGCATCGTCTTGATGCAGATCTACCTCGTGCTCTTCGCCGGGATGAGCTTCCTCGCCACCCAGATCGACTGGCCCAGCCGGACCTTCGATTACGGCATCTGGTTCATCTTCGGGCTGATCGGCTCCATCGGCTTCTCCGGCTGCGTGCTGCCGATGGTCTCCACCGTCGTTCCCCCGCAGTACCGCTCGACCTCGTTCGCGCTGCTGTTCTCCTTCATCCAGGGAGGCATCGCGGCCATCCTGTCGCTGTACCTCGGCAGGCTCGCGCAGCAGTACGGCCTGCGCCCGGTGTTCTTCTGGCTCGTCACCGTGCCCTACGCGGTCAACGCGCTGTACTGGTTCCTGTTCTACCGCACCTACCCCCGCGACAAGGCCCGAATGGACGCCCTGGTCAGGGCCACCGCCACCGCCACCGACTGA